The window CGTTGCTCTCATCTGGTTGTGCTTTAATATCAGGAACTGGTTCTGCCAGGAAACTGGGTTTCCTTGATGATCCTGCGGGGCAGCCTGGCCATCTTGTCAGATCCCGAGTTCGGCCTCTGGTTTCGTCTCCAGCTTTCCTCGCCTcacatgttttctattttattaattttgttgagGAGAAATGCACTTGCAAATATCTAGTTTTCTCTTCATGTAATCCCACAAGATAACACAATCCCCAGTTCACAAACTGTGGCAACCTGAGTGTCAATTTGTCTATATGCTATCTCTAGGGGAATCTTCTTTGTGATCCATGCTCAGAAGTCATGTTCTAGGCATTTCCTTAAAGAAGGAACAATAGACTTTCAGAAAGAATCAAGAGATCAGTGAATGCAGTGTTGTCTATATTAAGAGTGCAGGCACAGTGACCCACTGTGGTTGGCAGAATCTCTCTCAATTGCTGAGTTCTGTGATTGCAACAATTTCATGCTCAGTCAGCTTTCTTTCCTAAGGGTAAGTACTACTGGGGATCCTAATATTAGCTCTCCACTGCAGAGAAGGTTGTTAGGACATGTAATAGAGGTGTAACCAACAACGTGACTCATGATACTGGCTTACTTCCTGTGAACTCACCAATGGAAGGGAGGAAAACACTTAGTTGCTTGCCTTCTAAGTGGCTCAATTCTAGTGTTGAAATGTTTGTGAGGAATTGAGTGCAGGAAGGATTTGATGGACCAAACCatggaattaataaaaattcatagaaTCCTGTGGACATCAAGCCTGTTGAGTACATATTTCTTCTGCTGTCAATCTCTCCTGACCTCTAGTTAACATTTGTGGGATATTTTAGATCtcagtgacctttgaggatgtggctgtgaacttcacccaggaggagtgggcattgctggatccttcccagaagaacctttacagagatgtgatgctggaagtcctcagaaacctggcttctatatgtaataatgatgtttttaaaattaatcaaatagagaactcatgtttattttggtcatttatataCAACATGAACAGGGAATACATTGTTGATTTACTGCAGCATAAAAGGCACCTACAATTTGGCAAAGCAGTTCTGTGTTCTAAGAACTCATACAGATTGTTCTGGTttctcattttagaaaacaaattggatgaaaataatattgaatatgAGATCAAAAATTCTGAGAGCATTCTAAGGTAATTGTACCCACAAGAGGTGTATTTGAGGGAATCTGAGAaggtcatataatttttaaaaaagacccactCAAGAAGTATGcacaatttgaaatatatttattcttataagattttttttaccagaaatatTTACTTAACTGTAACAgatattcagtttttttccaaGTACTTGGCATGCCAAAAGTATATGAAATTGCAAGTGAATATCACTATTTGGATAATCACCATAGGGAAGCTGCATTGCAAAGGATTGTTTCCTTTCAATTTCTTGATTTTGAGGCAATTTAAACACATCAGGAAACCTCACCTTATGATGTTGATAGTAATGTAAGCCTAGGTcctataaataagtataaaatcatgAATGAATCAAGCATTGATAATGTGCTGGTCATTCTTCAAAGAAGCCATGTGGTAAACTTCAATGGCCAAGAAGAtagtgtgggaaaaaaaaaagaagatagtgtGGGGAAAGTTTCAATGAAATTCCAGTTCTTACCtggacaaagaaaaattttaatagagtaaATCCATGTGGTTATTATATGTGTGCCAAAGACTTCATATGCCCTTCATTACTCCATAGGCACATCACATCTCACTTTGGACACAAATGCTACAACCACGAGGAATGTGAAGAGAAGCCACATGAATTTAAACACTATGGGCAATCCCTGGTTTCTCTAAAAAATGTTCACACACAAATGTTAATACAAACTGGAGAGGGACCTTATGAAAGTACAGTATGCGGGTACGTCTTCAGTTATTCTAGTGACATTCAAAGACATGAAGATACTCATACTGGGTTGCAACCCTATGAATATCAACAATGTGGTGAAGCCTCATCTTCTTCCACACGTGTTCAAAGACACATGAGAACACACAGTGGAGGTAAACCTTTTCAAtgtgaggtatgtgggaaagcctttcatttcccttctttatttagaagacataAAAGAACTCATTATGGAGAGAAattctatgaatgtaaacaagatCGTGAAACCTTTATTTTACACACAAGTCTTCAAAGGCAGAGGATCACACACATGGGGAATGCATGCTTCAAAtgtaaggtatgtgggaaagactttgctTACCCCAGTTTATTTAGAAGACATCagagaacacatactggagagaagccctatgaatgtaagtgGTGTAGAAAAGCCTTTTCTACATCCagttaccttcagattcatggaagaatacatactggagagaagccctacgaatgtaagcagtgtggaaaagccttttctaCATCCAGTTACCTTCAaatacatggaagaacacatactggagagaagccctatgaatgtaagcagtgtggaaaagtcTTCGCTAATGTTTCTGGCCTTTACCAACATGAAAAAATTCATACTAGAGACAAGTACTATGAGTGTAGGCTTtatggcaaagcctttgctagttcTAGTGACCTTCAAAGGCAtagaagaacacatactggagagaagtactataaatgtaagcagtgtggaaaagttTTTGCAAGTTCCAGTGAacttcagagacatgaaaaaactcatcctggagaaaagccctatgaatgtaagcagtgtggcaaagcctttgctacatccggtatccttcactcacatgaaaaaactcatactggagcaaagccctatgaatgtaagcagtgtggcaaagcctttactaAATCCACTtgtcttcagattcatggaagaattcatactggagagaagccctatgaatgtaagcagtgtggaaaggCCTTCACTTGTTTCTCTGGCCTTCACtcacataaaaaaattcatactggagagaagccttatgcatgcaagcagtgtggcaaagcctttccTAGGTCTTATAGCCTTCGCAGACatgaaagaacacatactggggagaagccctatgaatgtaagcagtgtggcaaagcctttactaGATCCAGTGAGcttcactcacatgaaaaaactcatactggagaaaagccctatgaatgtaagcagtgtggcaaagcctttgttAGATCCCGtttccttcagattcatggaagaacgcatactggagagaagccctatgagtgtaagcagtgtggaaaagccttcagtAGTTTCTCTGGCCTTCACTCACATAAAACAGTTCATACTGGGGTGAAGCCTtatgcatgtaagcagtgtggcaaagccttcagtCGTTCCTCTGGCCTTTACTTACATAaaagaatccatactggagagaggccttatgcatgtgagcaGTGTgacaaagcctttgctacatccagtGGGCTTCACAGACATAGAAGAACACATAcgtggggagaagccctatgaatgtaagcagtgtggcaattTCTTTGCTAGTTCCAGTTACCTTCCCAAACTTGAAAAAtctcatactggagaaaagccctatgaatgtgaacaatgtggcaaagcctttgctagttcCAGTGACCTTCAAAGTCATGGGAGAACACATATTGGAGAGAAGCTCTATGGTTGTAAACTATGTGTAAAAGCCTTTGTTACATCTGCTCAGCTTCACTTACATGAAGGATCCCATAGTGCAGAGAAATCGTACTCATGAAACCAATTGGCAAAGTCTTCTGTTAATAATGTTTCACTCTTTAACATGTAGTAAGTTTTCTGTAGAAAAATTCTTTGAATGTGAAATGTGGTAAATCAATATTTCTTGTcaaattcaaagagaagaaagtgcTCACGTGTCCAAatgtatctatctacctacctacctacctacctacctacttacctacctaCCGACCTACCTAtaaatagtactggggatttagtTTGGGGGTcatctatcactgagccacaacgtctttcctttttattttgagagagggacttgctgagttccttagggccttgcttaggtGCTGAGTTTGGCTTcacatttgtgatccttctgcctcagacccCGAGTCTCTGAGATTAAAGGCAAACTCTACTAGATTCAACTGAATAAAGCATTAAATGTGGAGAATTTGGAAAATCATTCCATTTTTCCTGTTGCCTTCAAAGTCATTTCactcacacaggaaaaaaaaccctcagaatgAGGAAGACTGGGTACATTCTGTCAGCTTCCCATCCCAGTCCTGCTTTCCTTCTCATATATGACAATACAGAGAGAAGCCCTGAGAATGTGATTAATGTGGGAAGTCTTCTAATTTTCCGAGTTTTTATAAGTTCTGGGCAGACTTTTTTTGAAAGATTCAtgccaaaatgaataaatcatatGCAAGTAAGTGTTCAAGTGTTTCAGTTTTGTTCCCTTGTATGAAAGGACTCATACTGTGGAAAATCCTGTGGAAAAGCCGTGTGGGGCAGTattcagctttctttcttttttttttttttttaaagagagtgagagagggggacagatagagagagagagagaattttaacatttatttattttttcttagttctcggcggacacaacatctttgttggtatgtggtgctgctgaggatcgaacccgggccgcaggcatgctaggcgagcgcactaccgcttgagccacatccccagcccagtattcaGCTTTCATGGTTTCCTTCAAAGACATTAAGGGATTCACATCAGGGATAACCCTTCTGTTCTTTCAACAATGTGATGACACTTTCACTTTTCCATGTTCTTTTTGAACATCATGGAAGCACTCACTCTGGAGAAAAGCcttgtatataaaaatgtggtGAGACCTTCAGTTGTTTCagatccatttatttatttttattttttttaaagagagagagagagaattgtaacatttattttttcttagtactctgcggacacaacatcttcgcttgtatgtggtgctgaggatcgaacccgggccgcacgcacgctaggcgagagtgctaccgcctgagccacatccccagcccttcagatCCATTTAGACTTACATAGacttgagaattttttattttaatttcttttactttttttttttggtaccagggattcaacccagagacacttaaccactgagccacattctagttcttttttttttttttcaaatatttagacatggtctcactgaattgctttggtcctcactatgttgctgaggttgactttgaacttgagatcccctgcctcagcctgcttttCCAGTGGAATTATAGTCATGCAACCCCTTCAGCAAGAATCCTCTTTTTCTGAGAAAACCAGTGTAGGCGTTTAAAAAGGGTGtgtgccttcatttctttctattcAGAGGTAAGGAGAATGCACCCTGGAGTGGATGTCGGAATTGTCAGCATGAAGATGTAAAAGCAACATGTTTCTCCCTGTTAAATATCTCTTCTtgttagatttaatttttctctctatatTTGTTGATCGGTAGTCAACTCTCCCATATGATGACATAATCTCAtatttactctgtgtgtgtgtgtgcacaaaatCTAGTGTGTAGTATGATTTTGTACATAGAAGTATGTTATAGAATAGTACACGAGATTTGTAGTTAAAATGCATGAACCTGTATtggcagctttttaattttttttttttagagttttcatctctcttcttcttttgagTCCAATTTCTCtcatatttcccatttttttttccactaaagaCCTTAGCaaacaaatgatattttatgggctggggatgtggctcaagcagtagaccactcgcctggcatgcgtgcggcccaggttcgatcctcagcaccacataccaacaaagatgttgtgtccaccgagcactaaaaaataaatattaaaaatcaatctctctctctctctctctctctctctctctctctcttctctcactctctctttaaaaagaaaagaacaaacaaatgatattttatgacTCTGgtctcataattaaaaataactttttccagGTTTATGAATACTATGATATTTTCTGTCTCCTCATATATCTTATGACTCTTATATATGttgtgaaaaaattaaaaactgtgagaagttttaaatataattaccAGGGTCATAGAATTGAGGGCCAAAGAAAATAAGCATTACTATTATAATTATCGtcgtcatcatcaccaccaccaccaccatcatatcTGAAGTGCATAAGCCCTGATCCCATCcctacccatttttattttttttttattttgattgaagtattt is drawn from Ictidomys tridecemlineatus isolate mIctTri1 chromosome Y, mIctTri1.hap1, whole genome shotgun sequence and contains these coding sequences:
- the LOC144371930 gene encoding LOW QUALITY PROTEIN: uncharacterized protein LOC144371930 (The sequence of the model RefSeq protein was modified relative to this genomic sequence to represent the inferred CDS: deleted 1 base in 1 codon) — translated: MHITSHFGHKCYNHEECEEKPHEFKHYGQSLVSLKNVHTQMLIQTGEGPYESTVCGYVFSYSSDIQRHEDTHTGLQPYEYQQCGEASSSSTRVQRHMRTHSGGKPFQCEVCGKAFHFPSLFRRHKRTHYGEKFYECKQDRETFILHTSLQRQRITHMGNACFKCKVCGKDFAYPSLFRRHQRTHTGEKPYECKWCRKAFSTSSYLQIHGRIHTGEKPYECKQCGKAFSTSSYLQIHGRTHTGEKPYECKQCGKVFANVSGLYQHEKIHTRDKYYECRLYGKAFASSSDLQRHRRTHTGEKYYKCKQCGKVFASSSELQRHEKTHPGEKPYECKQCGKAFATSGILHSHEKTHTGAKPYECKQCGKAFTKSTCLQIHGRIHTGEKPYECKQCGKAFTCFSGLHSHKKIHTGEKPYACKQCGKAFPRSYSLRRHERTHTGEKPYECKQCGKAFTRSSELHSHEKTHTGEKPYECKQCGKAFVRSRFLQIHGRTHTGEKPYECKQCGKAFSSFSGLHSHKTVHTGVKPYACKQCGKAFSRSSGLYLHKRIHTGERPYACEQCDKAFATSSGLHRHRRTHTGEKPYECKQCGNFFASSSYLPKLEKSHTGEKPYECEQCGKAFASSSDLQSHGRTHIGEKLYGCKLCVKAFVTSAQLHLHEGSHSAEKSYS